A genomic region of Candidatus Bathyarchaeota archaeon contains the following coding sequences:
- a CDS encoding twin-arginine translocase TatA/TatE family subunit, with amino-acid sequence MAFIGPWEIGLILIVILILFGGKKIPELARSMGEAVKQYRKATEGASEEAAKEGKEEITEHERKTIIETAKKLGIDVEGRSIKEISEDILEKAKKNQ; translated from the coding sequence ATGGCCTTCATAGGTCCATGGGAGATCGGGTTAATACTGATAGTGATACTGATACTCTTCGGAGGAAAGAAGATACCGGAGCTCGCCCGCTCCATGGGCGAAGCCGTCAAACAATACAGGAAAGCCACCGAGGGCGCATCGGAGGAGGCCGCTAAGGAAGGGAAGGAAGAGATCACCGAGCATGAGAGGAAGACGATAATAGAGACCGCTAAGAAACTGGGAATAGATGTTGAGGGGAGAAGCATCAAAGAGATATCCGAGGATATACTCGAAAAAGCTAAGAAGAACCAGTAA
- a CDS encoding Lrp/AsnC family transcriptional regulator has protein sequence MRKGKLEDFDVKILKLLNGDPEMTYAEMAKHLNTSAVTVYNRLKKMKNSGVFKKCLKIPPHIFNKRVSAFVLISTIPGRERDVGEQVARTPEVLMVKGITGDFDLIAEVIADDIDTLQHLVMEKIRGLNDVVRTNTVIELFTIKDEISYLPEAVEEST, from the coding sequence ATGCGGAAAGGCAAACTGGAAGATTTTGATGTAAAAATCTTAAAGTTACTCAACGGAGACCCTGAGATGACGTATGCGGAGATGGCTAAGCATTTGAACACCAGCGCGGTCACCGTCTATAACCGCCTGAAGAAGATGAAGAACAGCGGGGTGTTCAAGAAATGCCTCAAGATACCGCCCCACATATTTAACAAGAGGGTCTCAGCCTTCGTCTTGATCTCCACCATACCAGGTAGGGAACGCGACGTAGGAGAGCAAGTAGCGCGCACCCCCGAAGTCTTAATGGTTAAAGGGATAACTGGAGACTTCGACCTCATCGCCGAAGTCATAGCCGATGATATAGATACCCTGCAGCATTTGGTAATGGAGAAGATAAGAGGGTTGAACGACGTTGTGAGAACCAACACAGTCATAGAGCTCTTCACGATAAAGGATGAGATCAGCTACCTGCCAGAAGCCGTTGAAGAGAGTACATGA
- a CDS encoding Lrp/AsnC ligand binding domain-containing protein translates to MEAFMLLKAFGDHRHLMESLSKMVNVSQIYNIAGDNDVIIHINVKSLEEFKNLINDIRSMEGVLNTTSYIVLHRVK, encoded by the coding sequence TTGGAGGCGTTTATGTTATTAAAGGCTTTTGGGGATCACAGGCATTTAATGGAGAGCCTCTCTAAGATGGTGAACGTCTCCCAGATCTATAACATCGCCGGTGATAACGATGTTATAATACACATAAATGTTAAGAGCTTGGAGGAGTTCAAGAACCTTATCAACGATATAAGATCCATGGAGGGCGTTTTAAACACCACATCGTACATAGTCCTCCATAGAGTTAAGTAA
- a CDS encoding HAD family hydrolase — MGAILFDLGETLIHLDQGDKRRVEEDRFEAVQRYLSNKGYRLTADALREAYSRSVEALSDDPEEEVHIQSIFAEVLNGLQVDVASVELGELERVFYQGEVEAWMLFPDAIPCLEYALKAGFKLGLVSNARSDWAVREILKRLGLDRYFEAVVTSAQVGLRKPAPEPFIKALEILGEVPGGAAFIGDTFSADIVGAKRIGMRAIYLNRGYDPTPMDCGVTPDYIVRDLMGAVEVIRILSQIIKARG, encoded by the coding sequence ATGGGTGCTATTCTATTCGATCTCGGGGAGACCCTTATACATCTGGATCAGGGGGATAAGCGGCGTGTAGAGGAGGATAGGTTCGAGGCGGTTCAGAGGTACCTCTCGAACAAGGGATACCGCCTCACGGCGGATGCTTTAAGGGAGGCTTATTCTAGGAGCGTCGAAGCCTTATCGGATGACCCCGAAGAGGAGGTGCATATTCAAAGCATATTCGCGGAGGTGCTTAATGGGTTACAGGTAGATGTGGCTTCCGTTGAACTCGGCGAATTGGAGAGGGTCTTCTATCAGGGGGAGGTGGAGGCTTGGATGCTCTTCCCCGACGCCATCCCATGTTTAGAATATGCCTTGAAGGCTGGCTTTAAGCTCGGCTTGGTATCCAACGCTAGGAGCGATTGGGCGGTGAGGGAGATCCTTAAAAGGCTGGGTTTGGACAGATACTTCGAGGCGGTCGTGACATCCGCTCAGGTCGGGTTAAGGAAGCCCGCTCCCGAGCCCTTCATCAAGGCTTTGGAGATCCTCGGCGAGGTGCCTGGAGGGGCAGCCTTCATAGGAGATACGTTCTCCGCGGATATCGTAGGAGCTAAGAGGATTGGGATGAGGGCCATATATCTGAACAGGGGCTATGATCCCACGCCCATGGATTGCGGCGTCACCCCGGATTACATAGTGAGGGATCTAATGGGAGCGGTCGAGGTTATCAGGATCCTTTCTCAGATCATTAAAGCCCGTGGATAG